From Micromonospora rhizosphaerae, the proteins below share one genomic window:
- a CDS encoding L-lactate permease yields the protein MFDQFKVVTDPVGDSVALSAIFAVLPLLTLFVLLGVLKVKAWLAGLISLAVALVVAIAVYAMPVGQAVLSATEGAAFGFFPILWIVINAIWVYNLTVESGHFDVLRRSFERVSPDMRIQAIIIAFCFGALLEALAGFGTPVAITVVMLMALGFRPIHAASVSLLANTAPVAFGALATPIVTLASVSSGANPDPRLTVDTLGAMVGRQTPILAVVVPLMLVALVDGKRGIRQTWPAALVAGVSFGLAQFVAANYISVPLTDIVAALVSAAAVVLLIRVWHPVTPADLGREPETAAVPAARGPAEAELAGPGTVPARAGRRSGTTSTAAPGLGGSGGETPPGDPRVDETAVGRHRGDGDDLEPRPADQVRAGTVGDGPRLADTPAEVARAYAPYLIIIAIFSIANLGPVKDALAKEPWTVKFPWPGLDILGGNGKALSSVTFTFNWLPAAGTLMILAGVLTALVLRVSAGRALRAYGRTYAELRYAIVTVMAVLALAYVMNQSGQTNTLGAFLAAAGGAFVLLSSILGWIGVAVTGSDTSANALFGALQVQTAARAGLDPLLLAAANSSGGVLGKMISPQNLAIAAAAVGMAGREGEIFRKVFGWSLVLLLFMCVLVALQGSAVLGWMVP from the coding sequence ATGTTCGACCAGTTCAAGGTCGTCACCGATCCCGTCGGTGACTCAGTCGCGCTCTCGGCCATCTTCGCGGTGCTCCCGCTCCTCACCCTCTTCGTCCTGCTCGGCGTGCTGAAGGTCAAGGCCTGGCTGGCCGGGCTGATCTCCCTCGCCGTCGCGCTGGTGGTGGCGATCGCCGTCTACGCCATGCCGGTCGGCCAGGCCGTGCTGTCGGCCACCGAGGGCGCCGCCTTCGGCTTCTTCCCGATCCTGTGGATCGTCATCAACGCGATCTGGGTCTACAACCTCACCGTCGAGAGCGGACACTTCGACGTGCTGCGCCGCTCCTTCGAACGGGTCAGCCCGGACATGCGGATCCAGGCGATCATCATCGCGTTCTGCTTCGGCGCGCTGCTGGAGGCGCTGGCGGGCTTCGGCACCCCGGTCGCGATCACCGTGGTGATGCTGATGGCGCTCGGGTTCCGTCCGATCCACGCCGCCTCGGTGTCGCTGCTGGCCAACACCGCGCCGGTGGCCTTCGGCGCGCTCGCCACCCCGATCGTCACCCTGGCCAGCGTCAGCAGCGGCGCCAACCCGGATCCCCGGCTCACCGTCGACACCCTCGGCGCGATGGTCGGCCGGCAGACCCCGATCCTGGCGGTGGTCGTACCGCTGATGCTGGTCGCGCTGGTCGACGGGAAGCGTGGCATCCGGCAGACCTGGCCGGCCGCACTGGTCGCCGGGGTCTCCTTCGGCCTGGCCCAGTTCGTGGCGGCCAACTACATCTCGGTGCCGCTGACCGACATCGTCGCCGCGCTCGTCTCGGCCGCCGCCGTGGTGCTGCTGATCCGCGTGTGGCACCCGGTCACCCCTGCCGACCTGGGCCGCGAGCCGGAGACGGCGGCCGTGCCGGCCGCCCGCGGCCCGGCGGAGGCCGAGTTGGCCGGCCCCGGCACGGTCCCCGCGCGTGCCGGCCGCCGCTCCGGTACGACCAGCACGGCCGCTCCAGGGCTGGGCGGTTCCGGTGGGGAGACCCCGCCGGGTGACCCGCGCGTCGACGAGACGGCGGTCGGCCGGCATCGCGGCGACGGCGACGACCTGGAGCCGCGGCCCGCGGATCAGGTGCGTGCCGGCACGGTCGGCGACGGCCCGCGGCTGGCCGACACCCCGGCCGAGGTGGCCCGCGCCTACGCGCCCTACCTGATCATCATCGCGATCTTCTCCATCGCCAACCTCGGGCCGGTGAAGGACGCCCTGGCCAAGGAGCCCTGGACGGTCAAGTTCCCCTGGCCGGGCCTGGACATCCTGGGCGGCAACGGCAAGGCGCTGTCCTCGGTCACGTTCACCTTCAACTGGCTGCCCGCCGCCGGCACGCTGATGATCCTCGCCGGTGTCCTCACCGCCCTGGTGCTGCGGGTCTCCGCCGGCCGGGCGCTGCGGGCGTACGGGCGCACCTACGCCGAGCTGCGCTACGCGATCGTCACCGTGATGGCCGTGCTCGCCCTCGCGTACGTGATGAACCAGTCCGGGCAGACCAACACCCTCGGCGCGTTCCTCGCCGCGGCCGGCGGGGCGTTCGTCCTCCTGTCGTCGATCCTCGGCTGGATCGGCGTCGCGGTGACCGGCTCGGACACCTCGGCCAACGCGCTGTTCGGGGCGTTGCAGGTGCAGACGGCGGCCCGGGCCGGCCTGGACCCGCTGCTGCTGGCGGCGGCGAACTCCTCCGGCGGCGTGCTGGGCAAGATGATCAGCCCGCAGAACCTGGCGATCGCCGCCGCGGCGGTCGGCATGGCCGGCCGCGAGGGCGAGATCTTCCGCAAGGTGTTCGGCTGGAGCCTGGTCCTGCTGCTGTTCATGTGCGTGCTGGTCGCGCTGCAGGGCTCCGCGGTCCTGGGCTGGATGGTGCCCTGA
- a CDS encoding DUF6767 domain-containing protein, translating into MTTRTRPAPSCPIRPGEPCTLCQLNVTGPQDCGLVYLVMGDDELREGLHRARLRRRPPRPARDPAAAHPSPAGS; encoded by the coding sequence ATGACCACCCGTACCAGGCCGGCGCCGAGCTGCCCGATCCGGCCCGGGGAGCCGTGCACGCTTTGCCAGCTCAACGTCACCGGTCCGCAGGACTGCGGCCTGGTCTATCTGGTGATGGGGGACGACGAGCTGCGGGAGGGGCTGCACCGGGCCAGGCTCAGGAGGCGGCCGCCTCGGCCCGCTCGGGACCCGGCAGCGGCTCACCCGTCTCCAGCAGGCTCTTGA
- a CDS encoding ArsR/SmtB family transcription factor, with product MDEVFRALADPSRRRLLDSLNGRNGQTLREMCAGLDMTRQSVSKHLAVLEAAELVTTVRCGRAKLHYLNAAPINAIADRWIRRYDRERARALADLQTALESEPMENPKFVYTTYIRTTPARLWRALTEPEFTRRYWGGVTLVSDWRPGSPLLWQDSPDAEPKDLGQRVLEAEPHRRLSYSWHGFQPEHAAHFGWSAEELAARLGERRSKVTFDLEPYGQTVRLTVTHDDFSPDSEMHRAISGQLAGSGGWPELLASLKSLLETGEPLPGPERAEAAAS from the coding sequence GTGGACGAGGTGTTCCGGGCGCTGGCTGACCCCAGCCGCCGCCGGCTGCTCGACAGCCTGAACGGCCGCAACGGCCAGACCCTGCGCGAGATGTGCGCCGGGCTCGACATGACCCGGCAGTCGGTGAGCAAGCACCTGGCGGTGCTGGAAGCCGCCGAGCTGGTGACCACCGTGCGGTGCGGCCGCGCGAAGCTGCACTACCTCAACGCCGCCCCGATCAACGCCATCGCCGACCGGTGGATCCGCCGGTACGACCGGGAGCGGGCGCGCGCCCTCGCCGACCTGCAGACAGCATTGGAGTCCGAGCCCATGGAAAACCCGAAGTTCGTCTACACCACCTACATCAGGACCACCCCGGCGCGGCTCTGGCGGGCGCTGACCGAGCCGGAGTTCACCCGCCGATACTGGGGCGGCGTCACCCTGGTCTCCGACTGGCGGCCCGGCTCACCCCTGCTCTGGCAGGACTCCCCCGACGCCGAACCGAAGGACCTCGGGCAGCGGGTGCTGGAGGCCGAGCCGCACCGGCGGCTGTCGTACAGCTGGCATGGTTTCCAGCCCGAGCACGCCGCGCACTTCGGCTGGTCGGCTGAGGAACTGGCCGCGCGGCTGGGCGAGCGCCGGTCCAAGGTGACCTTCGACCTCGAGCCGTACGGGCAGACGGTCCGGCTCACCGTGACCCACGACGACTTCTCGCCGGACAGCGAGATGCACCGGGCGATCAGCGGTCAGCTCGCGGGCAGCGGCGGCTGGCCGGAGCTGCTGGCCAGCCTCAAGAGCCTGCTGGAGACGGGTGAGCCGCTGCCGGGTCCCGAGCGGGCCGAGGCGGCCGCCTCCTGA
- a CDS encoding helix-turn-helix transcriptional regulator, whose amino-acid sequence MRTLEQLYPHDDGDQIRAALLTLLRGTGLPVAFGGMVQSGGPPRMTISELAGTTTTALRGLAITAGAGLGGKALALGLPLRVNDYPVARSISHEYDGPVAAEGLRSVLAVPVVVRREVRAVLYGAIRQRLSLGDRLVAAAVEAGRDLERRLADRDAARAALATLGTARRPDRNPAGPEWEQVRQAHAELRGLLRRIDDPELRDRLDAVADRLAGAVRSPGTPTPTTPLSPRETDVLACVALGCTNADVADQLGLRPETVKSYLRSAMRKLGAHTRLEVVVAARRAGLLP is encoded by the coding sequence GTGAGGACGCTGGAGCAGCTGTATCCGCACGACGACGGCGACCAGATCCGGGCCGCCCTGCTGACGCTGCTGCGTGGCACCGGGCTGCCGGTGGCCTTCGGCGGCATGGTGCAGTCCGGTGGCCCGCCCCGGATGACGATCAGCGAGCTGGCCGGCACCACCACCACGGCGCTGCGCGGCCTGGCCATCACCGCCGGCGCCGGCCTCGGCGGCAAGGCCCTCGCGCTCGGCCTGCCGCTGCGCGTCAACGACTACCCGGTGGCCCGCTCGATCAGCCACGAGTACGACGGGCCGGTCGCCGCCGAGGGGCTGCGATCAGTGCTCGCCGTGCCGGTCGTGGTGCGCCGGGAGGTCCGGGCGGTCCTGTACGGCGCGATCCGCCAGCGGCTCTCCCTCGGTGACCGCCTGGTCGCCGCCGCCGTCGAGGCCGGCCGCGACCTGGAGCGACGCCTCGCCGACCGGGATGCCGCGCGGGCGGCGCTGGCCACGCTCGGCACCGCGCGACGGCCCGACCGGAACCCGGCCGGACCGGAGTGGGAGCAGGTCCGGCAGGCCCACGCCGAGCTGCGGGGACTGCTGCGCCGGATCGACGACCCCGAACTGCGGGACCGGCTCGACGCGGTCGCCGACCGGCTCGCCGGCGCGGTGCGTTCGCCCGGCACGCCCACGCCGACGACACCGCTCTCGCCTCGGGAGACGGACGTGCTGGCCTGCGTCGCGCTGGGCTGCACCAACGCCGACGTGGCCGACCAGCTCGGGCTGCGGCCCGAGACGGTGAAGAGCTACCTCCGCTCGGCGATGCGCAAGCTCGGGGCGCACACCCGCCTGGAGGTCGTGGTCGCCGCCCGCCGCGCCGGACTCCTTCCGTAG
- a CDS encoding AMP-binding protein: MATAGTDAFREARDFLLAHREDYETAYAKFRWPRLDEFNWALDWFDVLAEGNDTAALWIVEADGGEGRWSYAELSRRSNQVANWLRAQGVRAGDRLILMLGNQLELWETILAATKLRAVIIPATPLLGPADLADRLERGAARHVVVGAEHTGKFVEVPGDYTRIAVGAPADGWRAYAEAYDESEQFTPDGVTRADDPLLLYFTSGTTARPKLVEHTHSSYPVGHLSTMYWIGLRPGDVHLNISSPGWAKHAWSNVFAPWNAGATVFVYNYSRFDPTGLMAAMDRCGVTSFCAPPTVWRMLIQADLGQLRTPPRRVVGAGEPLNPEVIEQVEAAWGVTVRDGYGQTETTAQIGNPPGQPVKPGSMGRPLPGYVVALIDPVTGEPGDDGEVCLDLAHRPTALMVGYHGDEELTGTAMAGGYYHTGDIASRDADGYLTYVGRTDDVFKASDYRISPFELESVLLEHEAVAEAAVVPSPDPVRLAVPKAYVVLAPGWDADEKTAAAIFAHSGERLAPYLRVRRLEFAELPKTISGKIRRTELRSAERDKHARAEARPAGEYREEDFR, from the coding sequence ATGGCCACCGCCGGCACCGACGCCTTCCGCGAGGCGCGCGACTTCCTGCTCGCGCATCGCGAGGACTACGAGACCGCGTACGCGAAGTTCCGCTGGCCCCGGCTGGACGAGTTCAACTGGGCGTTGGACTGGTTCGACGTGCTCGCCGAGGGCAACGACACCGCCGCGCTCTGGATCGTCGAGGCCGACGGGGGAGAGGGCCGCTGGTCGTACGCGGAGCTGTCCCGCCGCTCCAACCAGGTGGCCAACTGGTTGCGCGCGCAGGGCGTACGGGCGGGCGACCGGCTGATCCTCATGCTCGGTAACCAACTGGAGCTCTGGGAGACCATCCTGGCGGCGACCAAGCTGCGCGCGGTGATCATCCCGGCGACGCCGCTGCTCGGCCCGGCCGATCTGGCCGACCGGCTGGAGCGGGGCGCCGCCCGGCACGTGGTCGTCGGTGCGGAGCACACCGGCAAGTTCGTAGAGGTGCCCGGCGACTACACCCGGATCGCGGTCGGCGCGCCGGCCGACGGCTGGCGCGCCTACGCCGAGGCGTACGACGAGTCCGAGCAGTTCACCCCCGACGGGGTGACCCGGGCGGATGATCCGCTGCTGCTCTACTTCACCTCGGGGACCACCGCCCGGCCGAAGCTGGTCGAGCACACCCACTCGTCGTACCCGGTGGGGCACCTGTCCACCATGTACTGGATCGGGCTGCGCCCCGGCGACGTGCACCTGAACATCTCCTCGCCGGGGTGGGCGAAGCACGCCTGGAGCAACGTCTTCGCCCCGTGGAACGCCGGCGCGACGGTCTTCGTCTACAACTACTCCCGCTTCGACCCGACCGGCCTGATGGCCGCGATGGACCGGTGCGGGGTGACCAGCTTCTGCGCCCCGCCGACGGTGTGGCGGATGCTCATCCAGGCCGACCTGGGCCAGTTGCGGACGCCGCCGCGCAGGGTGGTCGGCGCGGGCGAGCCGTTGAACCCGGAGGTGATCGAGCAGGTCGAGGCGGCCTGGGGGGTGACCGTCCGGGACGGCTACGGGCAGACCGAGACGACCGCGCAGATCGGCAACCCGCCCGGGCAGCCGGTGAAGCCCGGCTCGATGGGGCGCCCGTTGCCGGGCTACGTGGTGGCCCTGATCGACCCGGTGACCGGCGAGCCGGGCGACGACGGCGAGGTCTGCCTGGACCTGGCGCACCGGCCGACCGCGCTGATGGTCGGCTACCACGGCGACGAGGAGCTGACCGGTACGGCGATGGCCGGCGGGTACTACCACACCGGGGACATCGCCTCCCGGGACGCCGACGGCTACCTCACCTACGTGGGGCGCACCGACGACGTGTTCAAGGCGTCGGACTACCGGATCTCGCCGTTCGAGCTGGAGAGCGTTCTGCTGGAGCACGAGGCGGTGGCCGAGGCGGCGGTGGTGCCGTCACCGGACCCGGTGCGGCTGGCGGTGCCGAAGGCGTACGTGGTCCTGGCGCCCGGCTGGGATGCGGACGAGAAGACCGCCGCGGCGATCTTCGCGCACTCCGGCGAGCGGCTGGCGCCCTACCTGCGGGTGCGGCGGCTGGAGTTCGCCGAGCTGCCGAAGACCATCTCCGGCAAGATCCGCCGGACCGAGCTGCGCTCGGCCGAGCGGGACAAGCACGCCCGCGCGGAGGCGCGTCCGGCCGGCGAGTACCGCGAGGAGGACTTCCGGTGA
- a CDS encoding AMP-binding protein translates to MSLPSYASGISDTPLLGDTIGGNLARSVEAYPDREALVDCPSGRRWTYAELGRAVDELARGLLAAGVGKGDRVGTWAPNCPEWVLIQYATAAIGAIMVNINPAYRRHELEYVLNQSGVSLLVSYPRYKTSDYQGMVEAVRGDCPGLRTVVYIGESSWDDLVAGAASVPAERLVERAAQLSCDDPINIQYTSGTTGFPKGATLSHHNILNNGYFVGELVRYTAQDRVCLPVPFYHCFGMVMGNLGATSHGACIIIPAPTFDPAATLRAVAAERATSLYGVPTMFIAELGLPDFAEYDLSSLRTGIMAGSPCPVEVMKRVIAEMNMAEVAICYGMTETSPVSTQTRYDDDLDRRTATVGRVMPHVEVKVVDPATGVTVPRGEPGELCTRGYSVMLGYWEEPEKTAEAIDPARWMHTGDLAVMREDGYLTIVGRIKDMIIRGGENVYPREIEEFLYRHPKISDVQVVGVPDERYGEEILACVILRDGHDALTVEEVAEFCRDRLAHYKIPRYVRVMNSFPMTVSGKVRKVELRRAGLDG, encoded by the coding sequence GTGAGCCTCCCCTCGTACGCCAGCGGGATCTCCGACACCCCGCTGCTCGGTGACACCATCGGCGGGAACCTGGCCCGGTCGGTCGAGGCGTACCCGGATCGGGAGGCGCTGGTGGACTGCCCGAGTGGCCGGCGGTGGACGTACGCCGAACTGGGCCGCGCGGTGGACGAGCTGGCCCGCGGCCTGCTCGCGGCGGGGGTGGGCAAGGGCGACCGGGTCGGCACCTGGGCGCCGAACTGCCCGGAGTGGGTGCTGATCCAGTACGCGACGGCGGCCATCGGCGCCATCATGGTCAACATCAATCCGGCCTACCGGCGGCACGAGCTGGAGTACGTGCTGAACCAGTCCGGGGTGAGCCTGCTCGTCTCCTACCCCCGCTACAAGACCAGCGACTACCAGGGGATGGTGGAGGCGGTCCGGGGCGACTGCCCGGGCCTGCGGACCGTGGTCTACATCGGCGAGTCGAGCTGGGACGACCTCGTCGCCGGGGCGGCGTCCGTGCCGGCGGAGCGGCTGGTCGAGCGGGCGGCGCAGCTGAGCTGCGACGACCCGATCAACATTCAGTACACCTCGGGCACAACGGGCTTCCCGAAGGGCGCGACGCTGTCGCACCACAACATCCTCAACAACGGCTACTTCGTCGGTGAGCTGGTCCGCTACACCGCCCAGGACCGGGTCTGCCTGCCGGTGCCGTTCTACCACTGCTTCGGCATGGTGATGGGCAACCTCGGCGCGACCAGTCACGGCGCGTGCATCATCATCCCGGCGCCGACCTTCGACCCGGCCGCGACGCTGCGGGCGGTCGCGGCCGAGCGGGCCACCTCGCTGTACGGGGTGCCGACGATGTTCATCGCCGAGCTGGGCCTGCCGGACTTCGCCGAGTACGACCTCTCCTCGCTCCGGACGGGCATCATGGCCGGCTCGCCGTGCCCGGTGGAGGTGATGAAGCGGGTGATCGCGGAGATGAACATGGCCGAGGTGGCGATCTGCTACGGCATGACCGAGACCTCGCCCGTCTCCACCCAGACCCGGTACGACGACGACCTGGACCGGCGCACCGCCACGGTCGGCCGGGTGATGCCGCACGTGGAGGTGAAGGTGGTCGACCCGGCGACCGGGGTGACGGTGCCCCGGGGCGAGCCGGGGGAGCTGTGCACCCGGGGCTACTCGGTGATGCTCGGCTACTGGGAGGAGCCGGAGAAGACCGCGGAGGCGATCGACCCGGCCCGCTGGATGCACACCGGCGATCTGGCGGTGATGCGCGAGGACGGCTACCTGACCATCGTCGGCCGGATCAAGGACATGATCATCCGGGGTGGGGAGAACGTCTACCCCCGCGAGATCGAGGAGTTCCTCTACCGGCATCCGAAGATCTCCGACGTGCAGGTGGTCGGCGTCCCCGACGAGCGGTACGGCGAGGAGATCCTGGCCTGCGTGATCCTCCGCGACGGGCACGACGCCCTGACCGTCGAGGAGGTGGCGGAGTTCTGCCGGGACCGGCTGGCCCACTACAAGATCCCCCGGTACGTACGGGTGATGAACTCCTTCCCGATGACGGTCAGCGGCAAGGTGCGCAAGGTGGAGCTGCGTCGCGCCGGGCTCGACGGCTGA
- a CDS encoding DinB family protein, translating to MSVPFPEPGPSSDVPAHFLSYLDYYRETVADRLAGLTDAQARSTRVPSGWTPVELVKHLTFMERRWLVWGFLGEQVPDPWGDHAQGRWHVRPDETVADLVEALRRNGARTREIVESATLHSPAALGGRFTDEASRPTLAAILFHVLQEYARHAGHLDIVRELIDGRTGE from the coding sequence ATGAGCGTGCCGTTCCCGGAGCCGGGCCCGTCGTCGGACGTGCCCGCACACTTCCTCAGCTACCTCGACTACTACCGGGAGACCGTCGCCGACCGGCTGGCCGGGCTGACCGACGCGCAGGCGCGCTCCACCCGGGTGCCCTCCGGCTGGACCCCCGTCGAACTGGTCAAGCACCTGACGTTCATGGAGCGGCGCTGGCTGGTGTGGGGGTTCCTCGGCGAGCAGGTGCCGGACCCGTGGGGCGACCACGCGCAGGGCCGCTGGCACGTCCGCCCAGACGAGACCGTCGCCGACCTGGTGGAGGCTTTGCGCCGCAACGGGGCACGGACCCGGGAGATCGTCGAGTCGGCCACGCTGCACAGCCCCGCCGCGCTCGGCGGGCGGTTCACCGACGAGGCGAGCCGGCCGACGCTGGCCGCGATCCTCTTCCACGTGCTCCAGGAGTATGCCCGGCACGCCGGCCACCTCGACATCGTCCGCGAGCTGATCGACGGACGGACCGGGGAATGA
- a CDS encoding DUF1152 domain-containing protein — protein MRIGGGMVPSLAVPPLFAALSDARSVLIAGAGGGFDVYAGLPLAVSLLDAGRRAHLANLSFSELELLEPGAWAAENLAAVTPDTAGLDDYFPERALARWLAAHDLPSTVYAFPKTGVQPLRAAYRHLVDTLAVDAVVLIDGGTDILMRGDEAGLGTPVEDMTSLAAVAGLDVPVRLVVCLGFGIDAYHGVNHTQVLENIAALDRDGAYLGALSIPNTSREAELYRDAVAYGQEATPLLPSIVHGQIAAATRGASGDLHVTPRTRGSTLFVNPLMAVYFSFDLAGLARRSLYLDRLEDTYGRRQVASRIEAFREEVEPRAPRAFPH, from the coding sequence GTGAGGATCGGAGGAGGCATGGTGCCGTCGCTCGCCGTACCGCCGCTGTTCGCCGCGCTCAGCGACGCCCGCAGCGTCCTGATCGCCGGGGCGGGCGGCGGCTTCGACGTGTATGCCGGCCTGCCGCTGGCCGTCTCGCTGCTCGACGCCGGCCGGCGGGCGCACCTGGCCAACCTCTCCTTCTCCGAACTCGAGCTGCTCGAGCCGGGCGCCTGGGCGGCCGAGAACCTCGCCGCGGTCACCCCGGACACCGCAGGCCTGGACGACTACTTCCCCGAGCGGGCGCTGGCCCGCTGGCTCGCCGCGCACGATCTGCCGTCCACCGTGTACGCCTTCCCGAAGACCGGGGTGCAGCCGCTCCGGGCCGCGTACCGCCACCTGGTCGACACGCTCGCCGTGGACGCCGTGGTTCTGATCGACGGGGGCACCGACATCCTGATGCGCGGCGACGAGGCGGGGCTCGGCACCCCGGTGGAGGACATGACCAGCCTGGCCGCCGTCGCCGGCCTGGACGTGCCGGTGCGGCTGGTCGTCTGCCTCGGCTTCGGCATCGACGCGTACCACGGGGTCAACCACACCCAGGTGCTGGAGAACATCGCCGCCCTCGACCGGGACGGCGCCTACCTGGGTGCCCTCTCCATCCCGAACACCAGCCGCGAAGCCGAGCTGTACCGGGACGCCGTCGCGTACGGGCAGGAAGCCACGCCGCTGCTGCCCAGTATCGTGCACGGCCAGATCGCCGCCGCCACCCGCGGCGCGTCCGGGGACCTCCACGTCACCCCGCGTACCCGGGGCAGCACCCTGTTCGTCAACCCGCTGATGGCGGTCTACTTCAGCTTCGACCTGGCCGGGCTCGCCCGCCGGTCGCTCTATCTGGATCGGTTGGAGGACACGTACGGCAGGCGGCAGGTGGCGTCCCGGATCGAGGCGTTCCGCGAGGAGGTCGAGCCGCGGGCGCCCCGGGCCTTCCCGCACTGA
- a CDS encoding transketolase encodes MAFLTTVCAEAVSGSCLGREPGRPGDGGLAEKGRSLEAMPVTMEAERTLHQKEMTQLGELAAQLRVDAIRCSTRAGSGHPTSSLSAADLLAVLISRHLRYDWTDPRSRFNDHLIFSKGHASPLLYAVFKAVGAITDQELVDTYRQFGSRLQGHPTPALPWVDIATGSLGQGLPVGVGIALAGRYLDQLPFHVWAVCGDSETAEGSIWEALDKAGHYGLHNLTAIVDVNRFGQRGPTELEWDLDTYRRRVEAFGCQAIVIDGHDLAAIDEALGRARQATGPTVVLARTLKGKGVPEVENQPGWHGKPLKPEVAERAINALGGVRQIHVTSPRPEAAPPAKAPAAQAPTAEAPPTEAPPAAAPAAEAPPAEAPTGKPPTMPRYDKGAKVATRNAYGEALRALGSRPDVVALDGEVSDSTRADKFSEAYPDRFFEMFISEQQLVAAAVGLQVRGYRPFAATFAAFCSRAYDFIRMAGISQANIALCGSHAGVEIGADGPSQMGLEDLAAMRAVQGSTVLYPSDAVSCAALVSQMVDRKGVNYLRMTRGKYPVLYDNEDSFPVGGSKVLRGAEDDHVALIGAGVTVHNCLAAADELAREGVKARVIDLYSVKPLDRERLLDAVRVTEGRLVVVEDHYPEGGLGSAVLESLADLAEPVRVTHLAVRGLPTSGTSTELMDQAGIGVRAIASAARAALTR; translated from the coding sequence GTGGCGTTCCTGACTACGGTATGTGCGGAGGCGGTCAGCGGAAGCTGCCTCGGCCGTGAGCCCGGACGGCCCGGCGACGGTGGGCTGGCCGAGAAGGGCCGATCGCTGGAGGCGATGCCGGTGACGATGGAAGCAGAGCGCACGCTGCACCAGAAGGAGATGACCCAGCTTGGTGAGCTTGCCGCCCAGCTACGGGTGGACGCGATCCGCTGCAGCACCAGGGCCGGGTCCGGGCATCCGACCTCGAGCCTGTCCGCCGCCGACCTGCTCGCGGTGCTGATCTCCCGGCACCTGCGGTACGACTGGACGGACCCGCGCAGTCGCTTCAACGACCACCTGATCTTCTCCAAGGGCCACGCCTCGCCGCTGCTGTACGCGGTCTTCAAGGCGGTCGGTGCGATCACCGACCAGGAGCTGGTCGACACCTACCGGCAGTTCGGGTCACGCCTGCAGGGACATCCCACGCCGGCGTTGCCCTGGGTCGACATCGCCACCGGATCGCTCGGTCAGGGACTGCCCGTCGGTGTCGGGATCGCCCTGGCCGGCCGGTACCTCGATCAGCTGCCGTTCCATGTGTGGGCGGTGTGCGGCGACAGCGAAACGGCCGAGGGCTCGATCTGGGAGGCACTGGACAAGGCCGGCCACTACGGGCTGCACAACCTCACCGCGATTGTGGACGTGAACCGGTTCGGCCAGCGGGGGCCGACCGAGTTGGAATGGGACCTGGACACCTATCGGCGGCGCGTCGAGGCGTTCGGCTGCCAGGCGATCGTCATCGACGGCCACGACCTGGCCGCGATCGACGAGGCGCTGGGCCGGGCCCGGCAGGCGACGGGCCCGACGGTGGTCCTCGCCCGAACGCTCAAGGGCAAGGGCGTACCCGAGGTAGAGAACCAGCCGGGATGGCATGGCAAGCCGCTGAAGCCCGAGGTTGCCGAGCGGGCCATCAACGCTCTCGGCGGGGTACGGCAGATCCACGTGACCAGCCCGCGGCCCGAGGCCGCCCCGCCCGCCAAGGCCCCCGCCGCCCAGGCTCCGACCGCCGAGGCTCCGCCCACCGAGGCTCCGCCCGCCGCAGCGCCTGCCGCCGAGGCCCCGCCCGCCGAGGCGCCCACCGGCAAGCCGCCTACGATGCCGCGGTACGACAAGGGGGCGAAGGTGGCCACCCGGAACGCGTACGGTGAGGCGTTGCGCGCGCTGGGCTCGCGGCCGGACGTGGTGGCCCTGGACGGCGAGGTCAGCGACTCCACCCGCGCGGACAAGTTCAGCGAGGCGTACCCGGACCGGTTCTTCGAGATGTTCATCTCGGAACAGCAACTGGTCGCCGCCGCGGTCGGGCTGCAGGTGCGCGGCTACCGACCCTTCGCCGCGACCTTCGCGGCGTTCTGCTCCCGCGCCTACGACTTCATCCGCATGGCCGGCATCTCCCAGGCCAACATCGCCCTGTGCGGGTCCCACGCCGGGGTGGAGATCGGGGCGGACGGTCCCTCGCAGATGGGGCTGGAGGACCTGGCGGCCATGCGCGCCGTGCAGGGGTCGACGGTTCTCTATCCCAGCGACGCCGTGTCGTGCGCCGCCCTCGTCAGCCAGATGGTCGACCGCAAGGGCGTCAACTACCTGCGCATGACCCGCGGCAAGTACCCCGTGCTCTACGACAACGAGGACTCCTTCCCGGTCGGCGGCAGCAAGGTGCTGCGCGGTGCCGAGGACGACCACGTCGCGCTCATCGGTGCCGGGGTGACGGTGCACAACTGCCTCGCCGCCGCCGACGAGTTGGCGCGCGAGGGAGTCAAGGCCCGGGTCATCGACCTCTATTCGGTCAAGCCACTGGACCGGGAGCGGTTGCTCGACGCCGTCCGGGTCACCGAGGGCCGGCTGGTGGTGGTCGAGGACCACTACCCGGAGGGTGGCCTCGGCTCCGCCGTCCTCGAATCGCTGGCCGACCTCGCCGAGCCGGTGCGGGTGACCCACCTGGCCGTGCGCGGGCTGCCCACCTCCGGGACGTCCACCGAGCTGATGGACCAGGCAGGGATCGGGGTGCGGGCGATCGCCAGCGCGGCGCGCGCCGCGCTGACCCGCTGA